The proteins below are encoded in one region of Populus alba chromosome 2, ASM523922v2, whole genome shotgun sequence:
- the LOC118057803 gene encoding uncharacterized protein, which produces MYLSFSRMSLPIEDQLGTNQYLETSNEPQKKLKISYTRKFLLSLSELDVCKKLPSGFDEPSLSEFEDTSQDRYRIPVSSSSQSSRRNDNSSSPPTRGDSSNFFRGIHGRWDSRSSGRSDRDSDSQSDWDSDSGRRYINQSRRPWQLPEHDGLLGSGSFPRPSAYAAGPSAPKSRSNDQFQLNRNNEPYQPPRPYKAGPHLRRETNDSLNDETFGSSESTSEDRAEEERKRRASFESMRKEQHKAFQENQKPEKSKDKFDFTELLEDSKDDKRLLNRTNELDKTVIQPMPTNELDKPLHPSQAPVPRPLVPPGFSSMIAEKSTGTKSLTNPLPSEAGNELELSILQAKGTCVLDWTSDNQDGKQSSEGIHLNLQQPRSPIARVSINNKSEKILNIASVLDVSSKKIDSKTSNLSEVFIASENCEVIDLDAEDVTGDKNVGESGSSHSTSILDKLFGSALTLNGTASTGPSSFIEHHDVKVDDTWSPKTGQSSKFAQWFSEEEKKPVDNLPSSRPNDLLSLIVGGEKGGSQVKATDHMLPTFPFQSSELEDRHMSSNLKPVSVENNEKRSYTDKPDVVPAVLTCEDLEQSILSEITENGSTLLPPVHGWSGGHVKFEQPKAEYHASQHLLSLLQKGTGLDNAAPSANLGISQISVADRLQNTEVANPSNAPSKPRDADAENILNPGKALTLETLFGTAFMKELQSVGAPVSSQRDPVGHANDNAPEFHGQPVPVIDDGFLPPTAEIVSSMSSHRSGVLASKQRQQIVSDRTGEHLLGFDPQNEVDSSHLRTELGSKIGGFDGSVEIRLPEDNLIAVSGPLNLQNFLLARNSAKSELLHTPGTSVDIAEKLAALNSGFRDERPVVGQEGQPFLRGPYDIREPDAQFHNLHVQSSSQLHLPQLNHPGPMFHPLGSHPANMNARMKLVTPENIHHDTPNNQFLANMLRPPFNHPSRTLTGFDPSTHKSVLPQMHMHGNFPPAHLQREFPRGAPLPPHPSNQVTGFMQEPGPMQGFPFGQRQPNFGALGTPPQAIDVGGESNHPEALQRLIEMELRSKSKQAHPFATPGNGPGIYGHELDMGFGYR; this is translated from the exons ATGTACCTAAGCTTTAGCAGAATGAGTTTACCAATTGAAGATCAACTTGGAACGAATCAGTACTTGGAAACAAGCAACGAACCACAAAA GAAGCTAAAAATTTCATATACAAGAAAATTTCTACTATCCTTGAGTGAATTGGATGTTTGCAAAAAATTACCAAGCGGGTTTGATGAACCATCTCTAAG TGAATTTGAGGACACTTCACAGGACCGATATAGAATTCCTGTCAGTTCATCATCACAAAGTTCTAGACGTAATGATAATAGTTCATCCCCACCCACTAGAGGGgactcaagtaatttttttcgaGGTATTCATGGAAGGTGGGATAGTCGTTCCTCTGGAAGGAGTGATCGAGACAGTGACTCTCAATCTGATTGGGATTCAG ATTCTGGAAGGCGTTACATTAACCAATCTCGGCGACCTTGGCAATTACCCGAGCATGATGGACTTCTTGGAAGTGGTTCTTTTCCTAGACCATCTGCATATGCTGCAGGGCCATCAGCTCCTAAGTCTCGATCTAATGATCAATTCCAGCTCAATAGGAATAATGAGCCATATCAACCGCCTCGCCCTTATAAG GCAGGGCCTCATTTGCGTAGGGAGACTAATGATTCACTTAATGATGAAACATTTGGTTCATCTGAATCCACAAGTGAGGACAGAGCAGAggaggaaagaaagagaagag CTTCTTTTGAATCAATGAGGAAAGAACAACATAAAGCTTTCCAAGAAAACCAGAAACCAGAAAAGTCTAAAGATAAGTTTGATTTTACCGAGTTACTGGAGGATTCAAAAGATGATAAAAGACTTCTGAATAGAACTAATGAATTGGACAAGACTGTGATACAACCTATGCCAACTAATGAGCTTGATAAGCCTCTCCATCCCTCACAAGCTCCTGTACCTAGACCTCTTGTGCCTCCAGGATTTTCAAGCATGATAGCAGAGAAGAGTACGGGAACAAAATCTTTAACCAATCCTCTTCCTTCAGAG GCTGGCAATGAACTTGAGCTAAGCATTTTGCAAGCTAAAGGTACTTGTGTTTTAGACTGGACTTCGGATAATCAAGATGGAAAACAATCTTCAGAGGGAATACATTTGAATTTGCAACAGCCTAGAAGCCCAATTGCTCGTGTTTCCATTAATAACAAGAGCGAAAAGATTCTGAATATAGCATCAGTTTTGGatgtttcaagtaaaaaaattgactcCAAGACTTCAAATCTTTCAGAAGTCTTTATAGCTTCTGAGAATTGTGAAGTCATAGATCTTGATGCTGAGGATGTCACAGGGGATAAAAATGTGGGTGAATCTGGTTCATCCCATTCAACCTCAATTCTAGACAAGCTTTTTGGCAGTGCTTTAACACTAAATGGTACTGCTTCTACTGGTCCCTCCAGTTTCATTGAG CATCATGATGTTAAAGTAGATGACACATGGAGCCCTAAGACTGGTCAATCTTCCAAGTTTGCTCAGTGGTTTAGTGAAGAAG AAAAGAAACCAGTTGACAATCTCCCATCTAGCAGACCAAATGATTTGCTCTCGCTAATTGTTGGTGGTGAAAAAGGTGGATCCCAGGTTAAAGCTACCGATCACATGCTGCCAACGTTTCCCTTCCAGAGCTCTGAACTTGAAGACAGGCATATGTCATCAAATCTAAAGCCTGTCAGTGTTGAAAATAATGAGAAGAGGTCCTACACTGATAAGCCAGATGTAGTTCCAGCTGTACTTACATGTGAAGACCTTGAACAGTCTATTCTGTCAGAAATTACTGAGAATGGTTCAACTTTGCTGCCACCTGTGCATGGCTGGAGTGGTGGTCATGTTAAGTTTGAGCAGCCGAAAGCTGAATATCATGCATCCCAGCACCTTCTTTCGTTGCTACAGAAGGGGACAGGCCTGGATAATGCAGCACCATCTGCCAATCTAGGGATTAGTCAGATCAGTGTTGCAGACAGACTACAGAATACTGAAGTGGCAAATCCAAGCAATGCACCTAGCAAGCCGAGAGATGCAGATGCTGAAAACATTCTCAATCCAGGGAAGGCTTTGACTCTCGAAACACTTTTTGGAACTGCTTTCATGAAGGAACTGCAATCAGTAGGAGCACCTGTTTCTAGTCAAAGGGACCCTGTTGGACATGCAAATGATAATGCTCCCGAGTTTCATGGGCAACCCGTACCTGTAATAGATGATGGCTTCCTTCCTCCCACAGCTGAAATTGTGTCAAGCATGTCAAGTCACAGAAGTGGTGTCTTGGCATCAAAGCAAAGACAGCAAATTGTATCAGATAGAACTGGAGAGCATTTGTTAGGCTTTGATCCTCAAAATGAAGTGGATTCATCCCATCTTCGAACTGAACTGGGCTCTAAGATTGGTGGTTTTGATGGATCTGTTGAAATTCGACTTCCAGAAGACAACTTGATTGCAGTCAGTGGGCCTCTGAATCTCCAAAACTTTCTACTTGCCAGGAATTCAGCTAAATCTGAGCTATTACATACTCCAGGAACATCAGTTGATATTGCTGAGAAACTTGCGGCTCTGAATTCTGGATTCAGGGACGAAAGACCTGTTGTAGGTCAAGAAGGTCAACCATTTCTTCGTGGTCCTTATGATATTAGGGAGCCTGATGCTCAGTTTCATAATCTCCATGTCCAATCTTCTTCCCAGCTTCACCTCCCGCAGTTGAATCATCCAGGGCCGATGTTCCATCCATTAGGTTCTCATCCTGCAAACATGAATGCTCGGATGAAATTAGTAACCCCTGAGAACATTCATCACGATACTCCTAATAATCAATTCCTAGCAAATATGCTCCGCCCCCCTTTCAATCACCCCAGCCGCACACTGACTGGATTTGATCCTAGTACACATAAGTCTGTGTTACCACAAATGCACATGCATGGCAATTTTCCACCTGCTCACCTACAACGTGAATTTCCCAGGGGTGCACCTCTGCCTCCACATCCCAGCAATCAGGTGACTGGTTTTATGCAGGAACCGGGTCCAATGCAGGGTTTCCCTTTTGGTCAAAGGCAGCCCAACTTTGGTGCCCTTGGAACTCCACCTCAAG CTATCGATGTTGGTGGTGAAAGCAATCATCCGGAGGCGCTCCAAAGGCTGATCGAGATGGAGCTCAGGTCAAAGTCCAAGCAAGCTCACCCTTTTGCCACCCCAGGCAATGGTCCAGGAATATACGGTCACGAGCTAGACATGGGTTTTGGATATAGATAG